The following are encoded in a window of Actinomycetota bacterium genomic DNA:
- a CDS encoding lysylphosphatidylglycerol synthase domain-containing protein, producing MEQDAGDAAPRARLAIWRTGLTFWSSSADAPRVRRPTDVILAIAGVVLLALLTTASPGPTEVDTKVAKAIELFPGLLTWLWQSIYAAALLWTLLLILAALVTRHRRVLISEQLGAVVLALGLGGLLAVWAGSSWSEVWSAIATQDGGTLFPAIRFTVIVAVVAVAGPHLTRPFRRLGNWLVLLGGVSALSLAIDTVLGLLTGLVLGVTVAAVVHLIAGSPGGHAPLEQLKAQLADLGVDIFDLHYVDEPGHLSVVAKASDTHGRPILIQVYRRDSWEASLAASVWQRLWYRQTAAGSIGRQQRAEHEGFVTMVAERAGVPVQPILAVGTPWGRDAILVRRDDGAPLTDDTGHAFGEEQARESWETLKRLHRAGLAHGDLRSTSLSIDTEGVVRLTDFASATQGANDTDQAADRAHMLVISALRRGVDDAVRVAREALGDAALNTAMPYLQTAAFDADTRNEIKSATWKLSALRDAVTASTGTEAPPLEKLRRVTWSSIVMVILLAIVAYAIIGAIAGVGLDTLLAEFQGANWWWVGAAVLLAVLIYVGQAIAMQGANADPLPFVPVVGLQTSMSFVGLAVPASAAKIGLTIRFLQLVGSNPTAAVMISLINSLSGFAVQLLVIVLTLFTGLVTLTPSTTGGLGIGSALANINWATVGILCLFLIAAAILVILLVPKVRAFVRNRTAEGRDSLRVLRSPRKLARIAFGAVMWNVVAALVLGCSLNAFGYSANFASLILVNTLVALFAGLVPVPGNIGIAEAAITAGLVAIGIPDSVAMSTAIVYRLATYLVPAIYGYVSLNLMRRRGYL from the coding sequence ATGGAGCAGGACGCCGGGGACGCGGCTCCTCGGGCACGTTTGGCGATCTGGCGTACCGGGCTGACGTTCTGGTCGTCATCAGCCGATGCGCCGCGAGTGCGCCGACCAACTGACGTCATTCTCGCCATCGCCGGTGTCGTCCTGCTGGCCCTGTTGACCACTGCCTCACCAGGACCCACTGAAGTCGACACCAAAGTCGCCAAAGCAATCGAGTTATTCCCCGGGCTGCTGACTTGGCTTTGGCAGTCGATATATGCCGCCGCCCTGCTCTGGACGTTATTGCTGATTCTGGCTGCGCTCGTGACTCGCCACCGCAGAGTGCTCATCAGCGAGCAGCTCGGCGCAGTAGTGCTGGCCCTGGGCCTGGGCGGCCTCCTTGCAGTGTGGGCGGGTTCATCGTGGAGCGAAGTGTGGTCGGCAATAGCAACGCAGGACGGCGGCACGCTGTTTCCCGCAATCCGCTTCACAGTGATCGTCGCTGTCGTTGCCGTGGCAGGACCGCACCTCACGCGTCCCTTTAGGCGACTGGGGAACTGGCTAGTTCTGCTGGGCGGTGTAAGTGCGCTGTCACTTGCCATCGACACTGTGCTCGGCCTGCTCACTGGGCTGGTTCTGGGCGTCACTGTCGCGGCCGTGGTGCACCTGATCGCTGGCTCGCCTGGCGGGCACGCACCCCTTGAGCAACTGAAGGCTCAACTCGCCGATCTCGGCGTGGACATCTTCGACCTGCACTACGTCGATGAACCCGGACACCTATCTGTCGTTGCCAAGGCCTCGGACACCCACGGACGCCCGATACTCATTCAGGTCTACCGGCGCGATTCATGGGAGGCCTCTCTGGCTGCCAGCGTGTGGCAGCGGCTCTGGTACCGGCAGACGGCCGCCGGATCGATCGGCCGACAGCAGCGAGCAGAGCATGAGGGCTTCGTGACGATGGTCGCCGAGAGAGCGGGAGTTCCGGTACAGCCGATCCTCGCGGTCGGAACGCCATGGGGCCGCGACGCCATCCTCGTGCGCCGTGATGACGGAGCACCGCTGACCGATGACACGGGCCATGCGTTCGGCGAGGAGCAGGCCCGGGAGTCGTGGGAGACACTGAAGCGCCTCCACCGCGCGGGTCTGGCACACGGAGACTTACGGTCAACATCGCTCTCGATCGATACCGAAGGAGTGGTGCGGCTCACCGATTTCGCATCTGCGACGCAGGGCGCCAACGACACTGACCAGGCGGCAGACCGCGCGCACATGCTCGTCATCAGCGCGCTGCGCCGTGGGGTCGACGACGCCGTGCGCGTTGCACGCGAAGCGCTGGGCGACGCTGCTCTCAACACTGCGATGCCCTACCTGCAGACCGCCGCCTTCGACGCTGACACGCGCAACGAGATCAAGTCCGCAACATGGAAGCTCAGCGCGCTACGCGATGCAGTCACGGCAAGCACTGGTACTGAGGCCCCACCTCTAGAGAAGCTGCGGCGCGTCACGTGGTCGTCGATCGTGATGGTGATCCTCCTTGCCATAGTTGCTTACGCGATCATCGGCGCGATCGCAGGAGTTGGGCTGGACACCCTGCTCGCAGAGTTTCAAGGCGCGAACTGGTGGTGGGTAGGCGCGGCCGTGCTCTTGGCTGTGCTGATCTATGTCGGTCAAGCGATCGCGATGCAGGGCGCCAACGCCGACCCGTTGCCCTTCGTACCTGTTGTGGGCCTCCAGACATCCATGTCATTTGTGGGACTTGCCGTGCCTGCGTCTGCCGCCAAGATCGGCCTCACAATTCGCTTTCTCCAGCTCGTCGGTTCCAACCCGACGGCCGCAGTGATGATCAGCCTCATCAACTCGCTGTCCGGATTCGCCGTTCAGCTGCTGGTGATCGTGCTCACGCTTTTCACGGGGCTCGTGACGCTGACACCCTCGACGACCGGAGGCCTGGGCATCGGCTCAGCGCTGGCAAATATCAACTGGGCCACCGTAGGCATCTTGTGCCTATTCCTGATCGCGGCGGCAATTCTGGTCATCCTTCTCGTACCAAAGGTGCGAGCGTTCGTCCGAAACCGCACTGCCGAGGGACGTGACTCCCTGCGCGTGTTGCGTTCACCACGCAAACTCGCACGCATCGCTTTCGGCGCCGTGATGTGGAACGTTGTCGCCGCGCTCGTGCTTGGCTGCTCACTCAACGCCTTCGGCTACTCGGCGAACTTTGCCTCGCTGATTCTTGTCAACACACTGGTCGCACTCTTCGCCGGACTGGTCCCGGTGCCAGGAAATATCGGAATAGCGGAAGCGGCAATCACGGCGGGCCTGGTTGCGATCGGCATACCCGATTCAGTCGCGATGTCGACGGCGATCGTCTACCGCCTCGCGACCTACCTCGTGCCCGCGATCTATGGCTACGTATCACTGAACCTCATGCGACGCCGGGGCTACCTGTAA
- a CDS encoding Zn-ribbon domain-containing OB-fold protein, with product MSNASINIPESATASDYPPIPEVDKLTEFFWEGAANHQLLILRCNACGTYIHYPRPICPNCLSMKDLAPAQMSGRGTIYSHTTAVQPFHPYFVDKVPYNLIVVALEEDENIRITSNMVGIENDDIRIGMPVEVTFQEVAPGLTLPLFKLA from the coding sequence ATGAGCAATGCGAGCATCAACATCCCCGAGTCGGCAACGGCGTCCGACTATCCCCCCATCCCCGAGGTCGACAAGCTCACGGAGTTCTTTTGGGAGGGTGCGGCTAACCACCAGTTGCTCATCTTGCGCTGTAATGCTTGTGGGACCTACATCCACTACCCGCGGCCGATCTGCCCGAACTGCCTGTCGATGAAGGATCTGGCGCCGGCGCAGATGTCGGGGCGGGGCACCATCTACTCGCACACGACTGCCGTGCAGCCCTTCCACCCGTACTTCGTCGACAAGGTGCCGTACAACCTGATCGTGGTCGCCCTCGAAGAGGACGAGAACATTCGGATCACGAGCAACATGGTCGGGATTGAGAACGATGACATCCGCATCGGCATGCCCGTCGAGGTGACTTTTCAGGAAGTGGCCCCAGGGCTCACGCTCCCGCTGTTCAAGCTCGCCTGA
- a CDS encoding anaerobic sulfatase maturase: MTPSRSFHVMSKPTGAICNLDCEYCFFLSKEELYPGSGFRMDPQVHEAYISQLLAAQQGSDEVIVAFQGGEPTLMGIDFFRRTLELEQQYAAPGQRILNTLQTNATLIDDEWAAFLAEHGFLVGVSIDGPRAMHDAFRVDKGGKPTFDRVIAGLDALKRHGVDWNALTTVNAANGDYGREVYTFLRDELGASFVQLIPIVEHEQGVQASHRSVSGTQYGRFLVEVFEEWGRHDVGDVFVQMFDTSLGHWMGMDQSGMCVHARTCGEAVALEHNGDLYSCDHYVEPEYLLGNITEGRTLLQMVDSSGQQAFGQAKESTLPSFCRTCDVRFACNGGCPKDRFGITPEGEPGLHFLCDGYQLFFRHIDEPMKVMVGLLRRGDDATGLRDWYAASDAKRARNDLCSCASGRKWKKCHGAPVQH, translated from the coding sequence ATGACTCCGTCACGCTCCTTCCACGTGATGTCCAAGCCAACCGGCGCGATCTGCAACCTGGACTGCGAATATTGCTTCTTCTTGTCCAAGGAGGAGTTGTACCCGGGCAGTGGTTTCCGTATGGATCCGCAAGTGCATGAGGCCTACATCAGCCAGCTACTGGCAGCCCAGCAAGGTTCAGACGAGGTGATCGTGGCGTTCCAAGGCGGCGAGCCGACGCTGATGGGCATCGACTTCTTCCGACGCACGCTGGAGTTGGAACAGCAGTACGCGGCACCCGGGCAGCGGATCCTCAACACCTTGCAGACCAATGCCACTTTGATCGACGACGAGTGGGCGGCATTTCTTGCCGAGCACGGTTTCCTGGTCGGCGTATCGATCGATGGACCACGAGCGATGCATGACGCGTTCCGGGTCGACAAGGGCGGCAAGCCCACATTCGACCGTGTCATCGCGGGCCTCGATGCGCTCAAGCGTCACGGCGTGGATTGGAACGCCCTCACTACCGTCAATGCCGCGAACGGCGACTACGGGCGCGAGGTCTACACCTTCCTGCGTGACGAACTTGGTGCAAGCTTCGTACAGCTGATTCCCATCGTGGAGCACGAGCAAGGCGTGCAGGCGAGCCATCGCTCGGTGTCGGGCACACAGTACGGAAGGTTCCTCGTCGAGGTCTTCGAGGAGTGGGGACGCCACGATGTCGGAGACGTGTTCGTGCAGATGTTCGACACATCACTGGGCCACTGGATGGGTATGGACCAATCAGGCATGTGCGTGCACGCACGCACCTGCGGGGAAGCCGTCGCGCTGGAGCACAACGGCGACTTGTACTCATGCGACCACTACGTCGAGCCCGAGTACCTCCTTGGCAACATCACGGAAGGCCGGACTCTGCTGCAGATGGTGGACTCCAGCGGGCAACAGGCATTCGGCCAGGCGAAAGAGTCCACGCTGCCCTCCTTCTGCCGCACCTGTGACGTCCGGTTCGCGTGCAACGGTGGATGTCCAAAGGATCGCTTTGGCATCACACCTGAAGGTGAACCCGGCTTGCACTTCCTCTGCGACGGCTACCAGCTGTTCTTCCGCCACATCGACGAGCCAATGAAGGTCATGGTGGGACTGCTGCGCCGTGGTGACGATGCCACCGGGCTGCGCGACTGGTACGCGGCCAGCGATGCCAAGCGCGCCCGCAACGATCTCTGCAGCTGCGCCAGCGGCCGCAAGTGGAAGAAGTGCCACGGCGCTCCCGTCCAACACTGA